In Tissierellales bacterium, one DNA window encodes the following:
- a CDS encoding 2-hydroxyglutaryl-CoA dehydratase: LMSQTGGVCRASNYIGFIRKALKDAGFGHVPVISINPYGMESNPGFTYSLELAKKGMMATVYGDLISRLLYKVRPYEKIKGSADLLCEKWLKKCGESVEVGDKREYKENIYAMVKDFDNLEIIDVEKPKVGIVGEILVKYHPTANNDIVRLLEAEGAEVVVSDLTDFLMYCAYNETFKHKQLAKSRLNKFIGDIAIIYMEHYRKDLRKALKNSKRFNPPLEIEELAKLAESLLSTGNQGGEGWLLTAEMLELIETGVDNIVCVQPFGCLPNHITGKGMIKAVREIHPQANIVAIDYDPGASEVNQLNRLKLMLSTAQDNMVEALKKDIDDKTVNSYG, from the coding sequence ATTAATGTCACAAACTGGAGGAGTATGTAGAGCATCAAATTATATAGGTTTTATTAGAAAGGCTTTAAAGGATGCAGGTTTTGGTCATGTGCCAGTAATTAGTATTAATCCTTATGGTATGGAAAGTAATCCAGGGTTTACCTATTCTTTAGAGTTAGCCAAGAAAGGTATGATGGCAACTGTATATGGGGACTTGATTTCTAGGCTTCTTTATAAAGTAAGACCTTATGAAAAGATTAAAGGTTCTGCAGATTTATTATGTGAAAAATGGTTAAAGAAATGTGGAGAATCTGTTGAAGTAGGGGATAAAAGGGAGTACAAAGAAAATATATATGCTATGGTAAAGGATTTTGATAACTTAGAAATTATAGATGTGGAAAAGCCAAAGGTGGGAATTGTAGGAGAGATACTAGTAAAATATCATCCAACTGCTAATAATGATATAGTTAGATTATTAGAAGCTGAAGGAGCAGAGGTAGTAGTTTCTGATTTAACAGACTTTCTAATGTACTGTGCATATAATGAAACCTTTAAGCATAAACAATTGGCAAAGTCTAGATTAAATAAATTTATAGGAGACATTGCTATAATCTATATGGAACACTATAGAAAAGATTTAAGGAAAGCATTAAAAAATAGTAAAAGATTTAATCCACCATTAGAGATAGAGGAATTGGCTAAATTAGCAGAAAGTCTTCTTTCTACAGGGAACCAAGGAGGAGAAGGTTGGTTGTTGACTGCAGAAATGTTAGAATTAATAGAAACTGGTGTTGACAATATTGTATGTGTTCAACCTTTTGGTTGTTTACCAAATCATATAACTGGAAAAGGTATGATAAAAGCCGTAAGAGAAATACATCCTCAAGCAAATATTGTTGCAATAGATTATGATCCAGGGGCTAGTGAAGTTAACCAATTAAATAGATTGAAGTTAATGCTTTCAACTGCTCAGGATAATATGGTAGAAGCACTAAAAAAAGATATAGATGATAAAACTGTTAATTCATATGGTTAA